In the Octadecabacter sp. SW4 genome, one interval contains:
- a CDS encoding NUDIX hydrolase, whose amino-acid sequence MSRPVRLATRAILMRENRLLLVNAYKGRGDLWCAPGGGAELHQSLPDNLAREVFEETGLRIAVGLPCLLNEFHDPDGDFHQVDVYFRSTLVSGALDDTWQDPEGIVTQRRWVTRGELARLHVKPDSLAAVAWQDADAPVYDPLEPIVH is encoded by the coding sequence ATGTCCCGCCCAGTCCGCCTTGCCACCCGCGCGATCCTGATGCGCGAAAACCGGCTCCTGCTGGTAAACGCCTATAAGGGGCGCGGCGATCTATGGTGCGCCCCCGGGGGCGGGGCCGAACTGCACCAAAGCTTGCCCGACAATCTGGCGCGCGAAGTATTCGAGGAAACCGGGCTGCGGATTGCCGTCGGTCTACCGTGCCTTTTGAACGAATTTCATGACCCTGACGGCGATTTCCATCAGGTCGATGTGTATTTTCGCAGCACGCTGGTCAGCGGTGCCTTGGATGATACATGGCAAGACCCCGAAGGAATCGTGACACAGCGCCGTTGGGTGACGCGCGGCGAACTGGCACGCTTGCATGTCAAACCCGACAGCCTTGCCGCAGTTGCGTGGCAGGATGCGGACGCGCCAGTTTACGACCCGCTGGAACCGATAGTGCATTAG
- a CDS encoding DMT family transporter, whose translation MRLFFLTAIAMLAFAANSVLNRLALLDGGTDPLAFAALRVMAGVIVLWVLIGRRGVRAQVVSRATLIGAVSLALYMLGFSLAYRTLDAGLGALILFGGVQVTMFVGAIIGGASVPVLRWVGAAVALGGLCVLFWPSGGAAVDLWGGAWMAAAALGWGIYSLNGRAATDPLVATAANFLLALPFVAAPLMWQSVGATGYGVTLAVMSGAITSGLGYALWYALIPGLGATRAAVAQLSVPIIAIAAGVLLLAEPVTARLGVAGVLVIGGIAISLLPRRA comes from the coding sequence ATGCGCCTTTTCTTCCTCACCGCCATTGCCATGCTTGCCTTTGCGGCCAATTCGGTTTTGAACCGCCTTGCGCTGCTGGATGGCGGGACCGATCCGCTGGCCTTTGCCGCGCTCCGTGTCATGGCCGGGGTTATCGTCTTGTGGGTATTGATCGGGCGGCGCGGCGTGCGGGCTCAGGTTGTCAGCCGCGCCACGCTGATCGGGGCGGTGTCACTGGCCCTTTACATGCTGGGGTTCTCGCTGGCTTATCGCACGCTTGATGCGGGCTTGGGCGCGTTGATCCTGTTCGGCGGCGTCCAGGTCACGATGTTTGTGGGCGCCATCATCGGTGGCGCATCTGTGCCCGTGTTGCGCTGGGTCGGGGCGGCTGTCGCGCTTGGGGGTCTTTGCGTGCTGTTCTGGCCCTCGGGCGGCGCAGCGGTTGATCTTTGGGGCGGTGCGTGGATGGCCGCGGCGGCCTTGGGCTGGGGGATTTATTCGTTGAACGGGCGGGCGGCCACGGACCCATTGGTGGCCACGGCGGCGAATTTCCTGTTGGCCCTGCCGTTCGTTGCCGCGCCGCTGATGTGGCAGTCGGTGGGGGCAACGGGGTATGGCGTGACCTTGGCGGTCATGTCGGGCGCGATCACATCGGGGTTGGGATATGCGCTTTGGTATGCGCTGATACCCGGGCTGGGCGCGACCCGCGCAGCCGTTGCGCAGCTAAGTGTGCCGATCATCGCGATCGCTGCGGGCGTCTTGCTGTTGGCGGAGCCGGTGACAGCGCGCTTGGGTGTCGCCGGAGTGCTAGTCATTGGCGGCATCGCGATCTCACTTTTGCCGCGCCGCGCCTAA